One Nitrospirota bacterium DNA segment encodes these proteins:
- a CDS encoding DUF5674 family protein: MEIKIVRDAITKAELNEMAKQQFGDMVKAVVDVEHRIIAIGGELHSDEEAMLLDHGSAQKNLWGINLYPEQPVTEWIEFDSMINVRPSSGNRSRNVEQAEIRETIAAIVNQLAKE; encoded by the coding sequence ATGGAAATCAAGATCGTCCGTGACGCCATTACCAAAGCGGAACTGAACGAGATGGCGAAACAGCAGTTTGGCGATATGGTCAAGGCTGTCGTCGACGTGGAACATCGCATTATAGCGATCGGCGGAGAACTGCATTCGGACGAAGAGGCGATGCTCCTCGATCATGGGTCGGCACAGAAAAACCTCTGGGGAATCAATCTCTACCCCGAACAGCCGGTCACCGAATGGATCGAGTTCGACTCCATGATCAATGTGCGCCCCTCAAGCGGAAACCGTTCCCGAAACGTCGAACAGGCCGAGATCCGCGAGACCATCGCCGCAATCGTCAATCAATTGGCCAAGGAGTAA